In the genome of Aedes aegypti strain LVP_AGWG chromosome 2, AaegL5.0 Primary Assembly, whole genome shotgun sequence, the window ttggtgttcccgcatttgatatttgcatttcaaacgcacacagcaataccaaTGATTTAATCctggttgaaaaataatcaGCAGAGTTTGTATAAtcgtttttagaaaatttctactaaatgtCTATATTAAAATTAAGACGCTGCGATTTGAACAAAATACATAGCCACATAACAATCTCAGCCGtttcatatttcttcaaaaatcttttatttttacCTGGATGTTGTCCAGAAACCACGCATTAGTCCCTATAACGCAAACCTCAAACAGATTCCTCTGTTATGGTCTTATCATACCATACAAATCCATACAATGGCCTCGaagaaaaatagcaaaacaattaacgtttgtaatttttcaaccgaCTTAACCCAGATTTCAGGATGTCACCTAGCTCATGAACGGAAACTTGCTCAAAACAAGTGGAGTATGACTGCTTTAGTTGTTTTTTCCAATCAAACTTATTTAATTTGTGATTGTATGAACAGCAGTGAAGTTAAAAATATGGTGTTAAAAAATCGACTAAATTATCGCATGTACTTAAACCGATATATCTCAGCATATTTGCGGATGCAAAAACTTTTGGTAGCACATGAAAGCGTGGAGTCTAGGCTTCCACCTCATACTGGTTGCAAGCCGAATACGGAGGAATACCTTAACTTTTAAggtgaaatagaaaaatatagTGAATATTACTGGTACATTGTAAAATTAatgctaaaatttgaaattaacgTTATTTTTATACTAGACATGTGAAAATCACTTAATTTGCTTTCCACAATAATTTTTCTTGCCATTTTTCCccttaaaccaaattttcttaagatagggtgaaattttagttttacagTTGAGACAATATTGAGTCCCATAAAGTGCAATAAAATAATGTAATTAATCAAATAAGATAGTTAGTatacaatcacacatgttctcaataatgagtaattcatctcaataattcattttattgaaaataggtTTTTGGACTTTAatcgcgaaattttgatttctggcccatagtgcccTGTTATGGTTTATGTCCGTTGGATCCTATAAATTATATATTCACATTATAACattttggaaaatatgaagaggttttgtgctTCTTTGAgagagatttctacagaaatcactcaaaggggttttcgctcttccaattttttgttaaataaataagTACAGTTAAcgctcccttactcgatattctgtatctcgatatttcccctaactcgatggaatacgcggtcccttcaatctagcatactttgatccctctgtaagttgatacctctctaactcgatgttcccttactcgatgcgatctgtttcagtttcctatgcaagtctacctctctaactcgatatttccatgaaaattttcaaattttcaccaaatgttattaaatttcataaatttgataataatGATTATAGTGATAATAAAATGAAGATTGACAAGTTATTTCAGGGtgataaaaaattgaatttttgaaggctACGCAAAAAGTGTCACGTTGTTAAATGTactaaaaatttactatttttcatgtttaatttactattttgaatgtactttttcaaaataatcaaatttcaaaaattgaaaaaaatgtgttctgtatctcgatacctccctaattcgatggtcccttcaatatcgagtaagggagagatgactgtattaacAAACAGTATTTTCCTCGCTTGAATCGTTTGCAGAATTCATGTGGATGGCCCCATAATCATGCAAAattattgtttcgaaaagttgaaaaaatgggcatgaacaaaaatcaattttcgagaaaacttcaatatttatactGTTATCAATGATACCCCGTGTTACGGTACAGAGACATATCTACCTACTCGTCGTTTCTTCCGCGTTGAAATCGCCTTTTCCACGGGCAGCGAGCTTTCCTTCATACAACTACAGTTCACATTGAACCACGCGCGCTGCACCattcgtcatcgtcgtcgccaTGGCCAGTAAGGAATCAGTCGGTTACAGTGTGGAAAAGTGTCCCAAGGAATATCAACCCTACAGTTGTAATCTAACAGATCGCGAACGAAGTCACGCCAAAGATCAGCTGGGAGAAGATGACGCAATCCGGGAACAGGCCTTACAAAATATGCGGGAATGGATCGCCACTCACCCGCACATTCGAAAGTGTCGAACAGATCCAACCTTTCTCTTACGGTTTTTGAGGGCGCGAAAGTACAATTTGGCGGAAGCATGCGAAACCCTGGAGCGATACCTCTCGATGCGACAAGTGTTCCGAATTTGGTTCGAGACTTTGGACCCCGAGGACAAGTACATGAAGCAGCTGCTGGCTACGGAAGGGGCTCTTCCGCTTGGAGTTGACAAGCACGGACGAATGATCGCTCTGGTCAAGGTTCGCAACTTCGATGCCACCAAGTACACCTGCCATCACTTGGGGCGATTTACGCATATGGCAATGGAGGCGTTCTATGACGATGAACAGGTTCAAATTGGCGGAGGTGTGGCGATCATCGACTGTCAGGACGCCACAATGGCCCATTTCACGTTGTTCAAGCTGTCCGACATTCGTAACTTCATGGAATGTTTGAAGCATGCACTTCCCGTACGTGTCCAGGAGGTGCACCTGATCGGTCTACCGCGCATTGGAGCAGCAATCGGTGATCTCATCCTCAATTTTGCCAGTGCCGAGATGAAACGTAGAATCAATGTATGTTGTTGTGTGTTGTTAGATTGACGAGTGATGTTTCTAGATAATGTATCGGACTGATTTATTCAACAGTTTCACGCAAACCTGTCGGACGCCCTCAAGCTGCTGGATGTGCAACTGTTGCCGGTGGAATACGGTGGCACGCAGTGTGCAAGGGAAGTTACCGAGCGTTTGAGGGATCGGTTGGCGGCCAGCAGGGAAGTTTTGTTGCTACTGGACGAGCTGGAGATCGATGGAGCGCCCTATGCTGGGTTCTGGAACCAGGGCAAAGACGAGGACGTGGAGTTTGGGATGGAAATTGACTGATTTAATTGTTTGCTAACAACCGGCCAGTGAATTTACACAGATTTCAATCGCTGAATTAATTGTTGATAGTTGTTCTATATTCAAATCGTAATGCGACTCAATTTTTATAATGAATAGTTTGATACTACAATTCGTCTAAGCTTCCGACTcttgaacaaaaaaatctatagTTTACACTCCTTTTGAGCTCGATAAGCATACTTAAAGTGATGTGAAATGAAAACGTTTACAGAGAATGAAAATATGCACTATAAACAAATTGTAATCTATTTGAATGATCTAAAATCTTCAACTGATCAAAGTTTTGAATTCAAGGAACGGATTGGCAATCGTGACTCATATTTATAAGTTtaataattcaattttattgtttgaattttgatatGATGTTCAGGTAGGTACTTTTCAATACTCAGAATCGATGAACGTAAAATAAATATTGATTATACTAGAAAAAAAGATAATCACGGTTGAatagtttttatgtattttttaccTTTTTCAAATAATCCTGAATGTCCATAAGATTCTTTACAAAATATCTGAAGCTTCTGTTTGAAATGTGTTGCAAAGGTACACGCTGCAAACACTTAAGAAATTTGCTTTTAACAATCGTATCAAATTATCGATATTCCGAACTTCAATGTTGATTGATTGATGTCTAAAACCAatattaacgaaaaaaaaaaaatgccaaagaATTTGACACCTACCATTTGAAAGATCTATATACAAGCATCTCCtccttgaatttgaaaatattctaacgagggaatcgaaatttaaagtaatttgaaggttttgagctgttttgtaagggatattcacatgcttcaaaatattccccaacggtgcatcattaaagcaaaaaaaaaatatcatttttttttatttcatattcaaTATCATGAAAATTTTCTAGGAGACTATGAGAGGGGTCACCAAACTAAACTCCCTCCCCCCAACTATTTCAAAGGAAAAGAAGAAAATTAAGCTACCATATGTCCGCCTAAAGTTTAAGCCTTAAACAAAAGCATCTTTACTGTTGCTAGGTATTTAATTACCTATTACACTTGTAAAATACATACAAACATAGACACGTAATGCAGTTAATACAATTAACCCTGATTAAACATGTGCATCCTATGAAAACAACGATCGTTCACAGTGGAAAAAGCCAAAACCGGTTTCGGCTCTAATGCGCATACAGATTTGCACTTGCTCTGTTGTTTTGCACATTTAATCAGTCTCATTCCGGCAGCATCCGTTAACGCATC includes:
- the LOC5574847 gene encoding clavesin-2, whose protein sequence is MASKESVGYSVEKCPKEYQPYSCNLTDRERSHAKDQLGEDDAIREQALQNMREWIATHPHIRKCRTDPTFLLRFLRARKYNLAEACETLERYLSMRQVFRIWFETLDPEDKYMKQLLATEGALPLGVDKHGRMIALVKVRNFDATKYTCHHLGRFTHMAMEAFYDDEQVQIGGGVAIIDCQDATMAHFTLFKLSDIRNFMECLKHALPVRVQEVHLIGLPRIGAAIGDLILNFASAEMKRRINFHANLSDALKLLDVQLLPVEYGGTQCAREVTERLRDRLAASREVLLLLDELEIDGAPYAGFWNQGKDEDVEFGMEID